A stretch of the Panicum virgatum strain AP13 chromosome 9N, P.virgatum_v5, whole genome shotgun sequence genome encodes the following:
- the LOC120687850 gene encoding cilia- and flagella-associated protein 251-like, with the protein MPRPGPGYPSPAMMMVAELEAAVAALLGKRDALREAFDRLAAYSPSPLPFAWEDLDAHLSSLHWSISLWFRQVRALEAARPTPAAAAPGGTNGDGTGESPEGEVVVEMEEEVVEEEEEVLEAEEEVVEEDEEVVEEDEEVLEGEERVVEQEEEEMANEEMQEGASSEADDTIGKDGKDEKEGRDEVMEEEEVVEAADDKIGNEIKDDKDAREEMQVANEEGQSTEDGKKASWDGEDANMKEEQSTKNAKKASQDEGEEEQSVEDAKKASLDKEEEEQSKEDAKKAPLDKEEDGDMDEAATNKASAVQGKEQEACNEKEVEEDEQEAHKEEQDAKNTAREEKAKNVSQDQGSGAPPGPIEFDYLSAAVISNGCTEVGHAHIYQCRA; encoded by the coding sequence ATGCCGCGGCCCGGCCCTGGCTATCCGTCGCCGGCGATGATGATGGTGGCGGAGCTggaggccgccgtcgccgcgctcctCGGCAAGAGGGACGCCCTGCGGGAGGCCTTTGACCGCCTCGCGGCCTACTCCCCTTCGCCGCTCCCCTTCGCCTGGGAGGACCTCGACGCCCACCTCTCCTCCCTCCATTGGTCAATCTCGTTGTGGTTCCGCCAGGTGCGGGCGCTCGAGGCCGCCCGCCCTACACCCGCTGCTGCCGCGCCTGGGGGAACTAACGGCGACGGGACGGGAGAAAGCCCGGagggggaggtggtggtggaaatggaggaggaggttgtggaagaggaggaagaggtgctggaagcggaggaggaggttgtggaagaagatgaagaggtggtggaagaggatgaagaggtgctggaaggggaggagagggtggtggaacaagaggaggaggagatggccaATGAAGAGATGCAGGAAGGCGCCAGCAGCGAGGCAGACGATACGATTGGCAAGGATGGGAAGGACGAGAAAGAGGGCAGAGATGAGGTGATGGAGGAAGAGGAAGTTGTAGAGGCGGCCGATGACAAGATTGGCAATGAGATAAAGGATGACAAGGATGCAAGGGAGGAGATGCAGGTGGCCAATGAGGAGGGGCAGAGTACCGAAGATGGCAAGAAGGCCTCTTGGGACGGGGAGGATGCCAACATGAAGGAGGAGCAGAGTACCAAAAACGCCAAGAAAGCCTCTCAGgacgagggggaggaggagcagagtgTGGAAGATGCTAAGAAAGCCTCTCTggacaaggaggaggaggagcaaagTAAGGAAGATGCTAAGAAAGCCCCTCTGGACAAGGAGGAGGATGGTGACATGgatgaggcagcaaccaacAAGGCATCTGCAGTGCAGGGCAAGGAGCAAGAGGCTTGCAATGAGAAGGAAGTGGAAGAAGATGAGCAGGAGGCTCACAAGGAGGAGCAAGATGCCAAAAATACTGCAAGGGAGGAGAAGGCCAAGAATGTGTCTCAGGACCAGGGTAGTGGAGCTCCTCCAGGTCCAATTGAATTTGATTATCTTTCTGCAGCAGTCATAAGCAATGGATGCACCGAGGTTGGTCATGCTCATATATACCAATGTCGGGCTTAG